The uncultured Treponema sp. genome includes a region encoding these proteins:
- a CDS encoding PFL family protein: MIFSPVEIEETVNMFMRQKLDVRCITMGISLLDCADSDAKKANQKIYDKIMRYAGNLVRVGQDIEKEYGVPIINKRISVTPIALVAGASGEKSYVEYCRTLDKCAKELGVNFIGGFSALVQKGITPADRILIDSIPEALATTNFVCSSVNVGTTKNGINMDAVKLMGETIKKTAEVSRNCEVNGCAKLVVFTNAPEDNPFMAGAFHGPGEGDAVINVGVSGPGVILAAAREYKGRPINELADGIKKMAFKITRMGQMVGTEAAKRLGVNFGILDLSLAPTPEVGDSVARILEEIGLEGAGAPGTTAALAMLTDMVKKGGVMASTNVGGLSGAFIPVSEDEGMINAVKQHSITLEKLEAMTCVCSVGLDMIAIPGDTPATTISGIMADEMAIGMVNNKTTAVRLIPAPGKKAGEWVEFGGLLGGCPVIDVNKFGCADFINRGGRIPAPIHSFRN, translated from the coding sequence ATGATTTTTTCACCTGTAGAAATCGAAGAAACAGTAAATATGTTCATGCGTCAAAAACTCGATGTGCGATGCATAACAATGGGAATATCACTTTTAGACTGCGCGGATTCAGATGCAAAAAAAGCAAATCAAAAAATCTATGACAAAATAATGCGCTATGCCGGAAACCTTGTGCGCGTAGGTCAAGACATAGAAAAAGAATACGGAGTTCCAATCATCAATAAAAGAATTTCTGTAACTCCAATCGCACTGGTCGCTGGAGCAAGCGGAGAAAAATCCTATGTTGAATACTGCCGCACGCTGGACAAATGCGCAAAAGAGCTCGGCGTAAATTTCATTGGCGGATTCAGCGCGCTTGTTCAAAAAGGAATCACACCGGCAGATAGAATTTTAATTGATTCAATTCCAGAAGCGCTTGCCACAACAAATTTTGTCTGCTCAAGCGTAAACGTGGGAACAACAAAAAACGGAATCAACATGGATGCCGTAAAGCTCATGGGAGAAACAATAAAGAAAACCGCTGAAGTTTCCCGCAACTGCGAAGTCAATGGATGTGCAAAGCTTGTAGTCTTTACAAATGCGCCGGAAGACAATCCGTTTATGGCGGGAGCTTTCCACGGACCGGGAGAAGGAGATGCTGTAATCAACGTTGGAGTTTCAGGACCGGGAGTTATTCTTGCCGCTGCCCGCGAATATAAAGGCCGCCCAATCAACGAGCTTGCAGACGGAATCAAAAAAATGGCGTTCAAAATTACACGCATGGGACAAATGGTCGGTACAGAAGCCGCAAAACGTCTTGGCGTAAACTTCGGAATTCTTGACCTTTCACTTGCTCCTACACCAGAAGTTGGAGACAGCGTTGCCCGCATTCTTGAAGAAATCGGACTTGAAGGAGCAGGCGCGCCGGGAACAACAGCAGCTCTTGCAATGCTCACCGACATGGTAAAAAAAGGCGGCGTAATGGCTTCAACAAACGTAGGCGGATTAAGCGGCGCATTCATTCCTGTAAGCGAAGACGAAGGCATGATTAACGCCGTAAAGCAACATTCAATCACTCTTGAAAAACTCGAAGCAATGACTTGCGTTTGCTCTGTCGGTCTTGACATGATTGCAATTCCGGGCGACACACCTGCAACAACAATCAGCGGAATCATGGCAGACGAAATGGCAATTGGAATGGTAAACAACAAGACAACGGCTGTGCGCCTTATTCCAGCCCCAGGGAAAAAAGCTGGTGAATGGGTTGAATTCGGAGGACTTTTAGGAGGCTGCCCTGTAATCGATGTAAACAAATTCGGTTGCGCAGACTTTATAAACCGTGGCGGAAGAATCCCGGCTCCAATCCACAGCTTCAGAAACTAA
- the pyrF gene encoding orotidine-5'-phosphate decarboxylase, with product MKHNMQILQELAAKNGPLCVGLDTDPSYIPQNLVEKFSPAQAVLEYNKLLIKKITEDKSACCFKVQIAYYEAMGIEGLKVYAETLKAVKDSGLICISDIKRGDIAATASAYAKAHFSGDFESDIITINPYMGFDTLKPFTEFCASKGKGIFVLLRTSNPGMTDIEQKELKSGGRVLDEVGKELERLSTQMKQTFPEQTCSPVGAVVGCTEESDANYLRQTYKDIFFLIPGYGAQGGAASICAALLKNAGGTVNSSRGILCAWKKDSDCIKKQQDGKLLSFDDIVETAAKAAIASKTELTNIS from the coding sequence ATGAAACACAATATGCAGATTTTACAAGAGCTAGCCGCAAAAAACGGACCGCTTTGCGTTGGACTAGACACAGATCCGTCTTATATTCCGCAGAATTTAGTTGAAAAGTTTTCACCGGCGCAAGCTGTTCTTGAATACAATAAACTTTTAATAAAAAAAATTACAGAAGACAAAAGCGCCTGCTGTTTTAAAGTACAAATTGCTTACTACGAGGCGATGGGAATTGAAGGGCTTAAAGTTTATGCCGAGACTTTAAAAGCCGTAAAAGATTCCGGGCTAATCTGCATTTCTGACATAAAAAGAGGCGACATTGCAGCCACAGCAAGCGCTTATGCAAAAGCCCATTTTTCAGGCGATTTTGAATCAGACATAATTACAATAAATCCTTATATGGGATTCGACACATTAAAGCCATTTACAGAATTCTGCGCTTCCAAAGGAAAAGGAATTTTCGTCCTGCTTAGAACAAGCAACCCGGGAATGACAGACATTGAGCAAAAAGAGCTGAAATCAGGCGGACGCGTGCTAGACGAAGTCGGAAAAGAACTGGAACGGTTAAGCACTCAAATGAAACAAACATTTCCAGAGCAAACCTGCAGCCCTGTTGGAGCAGTTGTAGGATGCACAGAAGAAAGCGACGCAAACTATCTTAGGCAAACTTATAAAGACATTTTCTTTTTAATTCCAGGATATGGCGCACAAGGTGGAGCCGCAAGCATTTGCGCAGCATTGTTAAAAAATGCAGGCGGAACTGTAAATTCTTCCCGCGGAATTCTATGCGCTTGGAAAAAAGATTCAGACTGCATAAAAAAACAGCAGGACGGAAAACTTCTTTCATTTGATGACATAGTAGAAACCGCCGCAAAAGCTGCTATAGCTTCAAAAACTGAATTAACTAACATTAGTTGA
- a CDS encoding dihydroorotate dehydrogenase, with translation MDKPEIDKDGNGILFSGNAKVTECKEIHGNVFLLETELELERKTQISPLPGQFYLVKSARSNVLFGRPISVYHAERKSDTILRVQFLILQKGEGTVELCHLLKNDLVELSGPLGNSFEKTDGKICLCGGGIGVAPVANFASSLPTKSYDFYASFKSGSYGLENIEPEKLVITTDDGSVGIHGMVTAALTSDTIKKEGYSAIYACGPTPMLAYIQKIAKEAGVKCFLSIEKKMLCGAGACLGCTVRTKEGNHRVCKDGPVFNAEILEFEKPSFTKRNPLPQNIEPDLSVEIAGIKFKNPVIAASGTFGFGQNYRGFFDVSKLGGISSKGLTLEPKGGNFGERVIEVSSGDINSIGLENPGVPHFIQNELPEMLKLDTVSIANLAGHDLESYVKGADLLDKTSVPVIELNISCPNVKAGGMAWGINPEAAFTCVSAVRKATSKTLIVKLSPNAPDLVSVALACIKAGANALSLINTIQAVAIDIESGRPVFDNIKAGLCGPAVKPIALRMVYDVVKAVNSLPKEQQIPVIGLGGISKWQDAVEFIMAGAAAIQVGTTTFSNPKTMLEIIEGLKNFMKSHGYKKIDDFRGIAQQ, from the coding sequence ATGGATAAACCAGAAATTGACAAAGACGGAAATGGGATTCTTTTTTCAGGAAATGCAAAAGTTACAGAATGCAAGGAAATTCATGGCAATGTATTTCTTTTGGAAACAGAACTTGAGCTTGAACGGAAAACCCAAATTTCACCTTTGCCAGGCCAGTTTTATCTTGTAAAAAGCGCAAGAAGCAATGTTCTGTTTGGTCGCCCAATAAGTGTTTATCATGCCGAGCGAAAATCTGACACCATTTTAAGGGTACAGTTTTTAATCCTGCAAAAAGGAGAAGGTACAGTTGAGCTTTGCCACCTTTTAAAAAACGACTTAGTAGAACTGTCTGGTCCCTTAGGTAACAGTTTTGAAAAAACAGACGGCAAGATTTGCTTATGCGGCGGCGGAATTGGAGTTGCCCCAGTTGCAAATTTTGCCTCATCGCTTCCAACAAAAAGCTACGACTTCTATGCAAGCTTTAAAAGCGGCTCTTATGGCTTAGAAAATATAGAACCAGAAAAACTCGTAATAACAACTGACGATGGTTCGGTCGGAATACACGGAATGGTAACAGCCGCGCTTACATCTGACACCATAAAAAAGGAAGGGTACAGCGCAATATATGCCTGCGGTCCCACTCCAATGCTGGCCTATATACAAAAAATCGCAAAAGAAGCGGGCGTAAAATGTTTTTTAAGCATAGAAAAAAAGATGCTTTGCGGAGCCGGAGCTTGCCTTGGATGCACAGTACGCACAAAAGAAGGAAACCACAGAGTATGCAAGGACGGTCCTGTTTTTAATGCCGAAATTCTAGAATTTGAAAAGCCATCATTTACAAAAAGAAATCCATTGCCGCAAAACATAGAGCCAGATTTAAGTGTTGAAATTGCAGGAATAAAGTTCAAGAATCCAGTAATCGCGGCGAGCGGAACATTCGGATTTGGACAAAATTACCGCGGATTTTTTGATGTTTCCAAGCTAGGCGGAATAAGTTCAAAAGGCCTCACCTTAGAACCGAAGGGAGGAAATTTTGGTGAACGTGTTATCGAAGTTTCATCTGGCGACATAAATTCAATAGGTCTTGAAAATCCTGGAGTTCCGCACTTTATTCAAAACGAGCTTCCAGAAATGCTAAAACTGGACACAGTTTCAATTGCAAACCTCGCAGGCCACGATCTTGAATCTTACGTAAAAGGCGCAGATCTTTTAGACAAAACTTCAGTTCCGGTAATTGAACTGAACATAAGCTGTCCGAATGTAAAGGCTGGCGGAATGGCTTGGGGAATAAATCCAGAGGCAGCGTTCACTTGTGTCAGCGCAGTCAGAAAAGCAACATCAAAAACTTTGATTGTAAAACTGTCCCCTAACGCGCCGGACTTGGTTTCTGTAGCCCTTGCCTGCATAAAAGCCGGAGCAAACGCATTAAGCCTGATAAACACAATTCAAGCCGTTGCAATCGACATTGAAAGCGGACGCCCTGTATTCGACAATATAAAAGCCGGACTTTGCGGACCTGCCGTAAAACCAATTGCGCTCCGCATGGTCTATGACGTTGTAAAAGCAGTAAATTCGCTTCCGAAAGAACAGCAAATTCCTGTAATCGGCTTGGGCGGAATTTCAAAATGGCAGGACGCAGTAGAATTTATAATGGCAGGAGCGGCGGCAATTCAGGTTGGAACAACAACTTTTTCAAATCCAAAGACAATGCTAGAAATCATCGAAGGACTGAAAAACTTTATGAAATCCCACGGATACAAGAAAATTGATGACTTCCGCGGAATCGCACAACAATAG
- the lspA gene encoding signal peptidase II, with translation MNQNTKNKLLPLTLSFAVILLDQITKCLVVKFIPRLTVFADDAVIEIFGKYLRLIHVRNNAIAFSMGSGLSDGLRGILFALLPLLVIIAVYVIYFRNNEFTKLQRWAICGILGGGIGNLIDRFFRSEGVVDFVDCYFFGLFGMERWPTFNVADVAVVVCGIIFVITFVFQVKSDHENNKKE, from the coding sequence ATGAATCAGAACACAAAAAACAAACTTTTGCCGCTTACACTTTCTTTTGCGGTGATTCTTCTTGATCAGATTACAAAGTGCCTTGTTGTGAAATTTATTCCGCGACTTACAGTTTTTGCCGATGATGCTGTAATTGAAATTTTTGGAAAATATCTGCGCTTAATTCATGTCCGCAACAATGCGATTGCGTTCAGTATGGGTTCGGGGCTTTCCGACGGGCTTAGAGGAATTCTCTTTGCGTTGCTTCCGCTTCTTGTGATTATTGCGGTTTATGTGATTTATTTTAGAAACAATGAATTTACAAAGCTTCAGCGGTGGGCTATCTGCGGAATTCTTGGCGGCGGAATTGGAAATTTGATTGACCGCTTTTTCCGTTCAGAAGGAGTTGTTGATTTTGTTGACTGCTATTTTTTTGGACTTTTCGGAATGGAACGCTGGCCGACATTCAATGTTGCAGATGTCGCGGTTGTTGTCTGTGGAATTATTTTTGTAATAACGTTTGTGTTTCAGGTAAAATCTGACCACGAAAACAATAAAAAGGAATAA
- the yfcE gene encoding phosphodiesterase produces the protein MKWLIASDIHGSSFYCKKLLEKFTEEKADRLLLLGDILYHGPRNDLPKEYNPKIVTALLNEVSEKITCIRGNCDSEVDQMVLNFPIMAEYAILDVGSKLIFATHGHIFNEVNPLKMPNGSILLCGHFHVPKIVKHENYLYLNTGSVSLPKENSWHNYIVFDGDRFCWKDLESNEEKLSIRLSSEY, from the coding sequence ATGAAATGGCTGATTGCTTCTGATATACATGGCTCATCTTTTTATTGCAAAAAACTTCTTGAAAAATTCACTGAAGAAAAGGCAGACAGGCTTTTGCTTTTAGGCGACATTTTGTATCATGGTCCAAGAAATGACTTGCCGAAAGAATACAATCCAAAAATTGTAACTGCGCTTTTAAATGAAGTTTCAGAAAAAATCACTTGCATAAGAGGAAACTGCGATTCCGAAGTAGACCAAATGGTCTTGAATTTTCCGATTATGGCGGAATATGCAATTCTCGATGTTGGAAGCAAACTTATTTTTGCAACCCACGGACACATTTTTAACGAGGTAAATCCTTTAAAAATGCCAAACGGAAGCATTTTGCTCTGCGGACATTTCCATGTGCCAAAAATTGTTAAGCACGAAAACTATCTGTACCTAAATACAGGGTCAGTTTCGCTACCAAAAGAAAATTCCTGGCACAATTATATAGTTTTTGATGGGGACAGATTTTGCTGGAAAGACCTGGAAAGCAATGAAGAAAAACTTAGTATCCGCTTATCATCTGAGTATTGA
- a CDS encoding glycosyltransferase gives MKVAIVHDWLVNYGGAETWVEYMLRLYPDADIYTLVYNKKKMGSHFAKNKIYTSYIQKLPFASRIYTKLLKFMPNAFESFDFSGYDLVLCSSSCCAKGVITPPSVPHIAYIHSPMRYAWDLFFDYRKRSGKLTRFFMNRWIPALRQWDFISSQRIDAVVANSNYIARRIKKFWNLDAKVVYCPINTERFFPADVEPEDFYVAFSRLVPYKRIDLAVSACKKLGRKLVVIGAGSEMENLKKLAGNEKNILFAGRAEDSEVRSYLQRCRALIFCAEEDLGLTPLEAQACGRPVIAFGKGGALETVIDGKTGIFFDKQETDSVASSILEFEQLDSKGTFKKEKIISHARQFSIEKSLEQFQKIIKETQEKLK, from the coding sequence ATGAAAGTTGCAATTGTACATGACTGGCTTGTAAATTATGGCGGCGCGGAAACTTGGGTTGAATATATGCTTCGTCTTTATCCAGATGCTGACATTTACACTCTTGTGTACAACAAAAAAAAGATGGGCAGCCATTTTGCCAAGAATAAAATCTATACTTCATATATACAGAAACTTCCTTTTGCTTCGCGGATTTATACAAAGCTTTTAAAGTTCATGCCGAATGCGTTTGAATCCTTTGATTTTTCAGGATATGACTTGGTGCTTTGCTCTTCATCTTGCTGTGCAAAAGGTGTAATTACTCCGCCTTCTGTTCCACATATTGCATATATTCATTCTCCAATGCGTTATGCCTGGGATTTGTTTTTTGACTACAGAAAGAGAAGCGGAAAACTGACTCGCTTTTTTATGAACCGCTGGATTCCTGCTTTGCGGCAGTGGGATTTTATTTCAAGCCAGAGAATTGACGCTGTTGTTGCGAATTCAAATTACATTGCCCGGCGTATAAAAAAATTCTGGAACTTGGATGCTAAAGTTGTTTATTGCCCTATAAACACTGAACGGTTTTTTCCTGCTGATGTTGAGCCTGAAGATTTTTATGTCGCTTTTTCCCGCCTTGTGCCTTACAAGCGCATTGATTTGGCTGTGAGCGCGTGTAAAAAACTTGGACGCAAACTTGTCGTTATCGGTGCTGGCTCTGAAATGGAAAATCTAAAGAAACTTGCAGGAAACGAAAAGAATATTCTTTTTGCAGGAAGAGCAGAAGATTCAGAAGTGCGCTCATATCTTCAGCGTTGCCGTGCTCTTATTTTTTGCGCGGAAGAAGATTTGGGGCTTACACCTTTGGAAGCTCAGGCTTGCGGCCGGCCTGTAATTGCATTTGGAAAAGGCGGGGCTTTGGAAACTGTCATTGACGGAAAAACAGGCATCTTCTTTGACAAGCAGGAAACAGACAGCGTTGCGTCTTCAATTCTTGAATTTGAACAGCTTGATTCAAAAGGCACATTCAAAAAAGAAAAAATTATCAGCCATGCGCGCCAGTTCAGCATAGAAAAATCGCTTGAGCAGTTCCAAAAAATCATCAAGGAAACACAGGAAAAGTTAAAATGA
- a CDS encoding TrmH family RNA methyltransferase: MINPGKLFQLEPGQKRRKLALTFGELERDIAGIAEHGTEYNFPGMARAEYTKTVARIVLDDPKLPESAAEELKKLIEAENFDERRVCNFARNSLLAIIGTFPAEWDLVIAPHSNENLYVQSRKFFKGVSVYAEDIRSPFNIGSIFRTAEAMGCESVFISPNCTDPNQPRALRSGMGCIETLGYKRCSLEELPQDKPVFVLETGGTPITEFSFPKEGIVIIGSEELGVSPEALKRANYGRVTIPMTGLKASLNVGVAFGILMQAWVQALSD, from the coding sequence ATGATAAATCCTGGAAAACTTTTTCAGCTTGAACCGGGACAAAAAAGACGCAAGCTGGCTCTTACTTTTGGCGAGCTTGAACGCGATATTGCCGGCATTGCAGAACATGGAACTGAATATAATTTTCCGGGAATGGCACGCGCAGAATATACAAAAACTGTTGCGCGGATTGTGCTGGATGACCCAAAACTTCCAGAAAGTGCCGCCGAAGAACTGAAAAAACTTATTGAAGCGGAAAATTTTGATGAGCGAAGGGTTTGTAATTTTGCCCGGAATTCTTTGCTTGCTATCATAGGAACTTTTCCGGCTGAATGGGATTTAGTTATTGCGCCGCATTCTAATGAAAATCTTTATGTCCAAAGCAGAAAATTTTTCAAAGGCGTGAGTGTTTATGCGGAAGACATCCGCTCTCCGTTTAATATCGGTTCTATTTTTAGAACTGCGGAAGCGATGGGCTGCGAAAGTGTTTTTATTTCCCCGAACTGCACAGATCCAAATCAGCCTCGCGCGTTAAGAAGCGGAATGGGCTGCATAGAAACTTTGGGCTACAAAAGATGTTCCTTGGAAGAACTTCCGCAGGACAAGCCTGTTTTTGTTTTGGAAACAGGCGGAACTCCAATAACTGAATTTTCTTTTCCAAAAGAAGGAATCGTAATAATCGGCTCGGAAGAACTTGGAGTAAGCCCAGAAGCGTTAAAAAGAGCCAATTACGGAAGAGTTACAATTCCGATGACAGGATTAAAAGCGTCTTTAAATGTTGGCGTTGCTTTTGGAATTCTTATGCAGGCTTGGGTTCAAGCTCTTTCAGACTGA
- a CDS encoding iron-containing alcohol dehydrogenase — protein sequence MADFIFKISPNIVLGSYTATRLGQYALEYGSNFLVLMDPVLKESGTASKVTASLKERNVDYFVFDEIPLGADSETAKVVLKLAQDAKVHGVIAVGGGKTLSLARIVCALYYEDSKSIYDYIDENLVPPKKILPLICLPSTNRDNFIFTDRAFITDARSTKVKLIKTQNGLCKLVIWDPNLQMALTEKQISCMAIEALAFAVEGYLSQKSTFFSDMIIEKSVQLLSYAEDGAPNLSVTTPQEVLLAQGGCMASLGAASSSFGAANLLSLAINSRYKISRSLISAILLPYIIEDAASFKAEKLAVLSRLLNASRPEDSVSSAVASLADYVRQKIAKINIPARLKDLSLSIEQLSVAAEDAGELELMNSLQRSMTTDDLFEIIKKAY from the coding sequence ATGGCAGATTTTATATTCAAAATTTCACCTAATATTGTTCTTGGTTCTTATACTGCGACTCGGCTTGGTCAGTATGCGTTGGAGTATGGCTCTAATTTTTTAGTTTTAATGGATCCTGTTCTAAAGGAGTCTGGAACAGCTTCAAAAGTTACGGCATCTCTTAAAGAAAGAAATGTTGATTATTTTGTTTTTGACGAAATTCCGCTTGGAGCTGACTCAGAAACTGCAAAAGTTGTTTTAAAGCTTGCTCAGGATGCAAAAGTTCATGGAGTTATTGCTGTTGGCGGCGGAAAAACACTTTCGCTTGCCCGCATTGTCTGTGCTCTTTATTACGAAGATTCCAAGAGCATCTACGATTACATTGATGAAAATTTAGTTCCGCCTAAAAAAATTCTTCCGCTTATCTGTCTGCCTTCAACGAACAGAGATAATTTTATTTTTACAGACAGAGCTTTTATAACTGATGCGCGTTCAACAAAAGTAAAGCTTATAAAAACGCAAAACGGACTTTGCAAGCTTGTTATTTGGGATCCGAATCTTCAGATGGCTTTGACAGAAAAGCAAATTTCTTGTATGGCAATTGAAGCCTTGGCTTTTGCGGTTGAAGGATATTTAAGCCAGAAATCTACTTTTTTCAGCGATATGATTATCGAAAAATCCGTTCAGCTTTTGAGCTATGCCGAAGATGGTGCGCCGAATCTTTCTGTTACAACTCCGCAGGAAGTTCTTTTGGCTCAGGGCGGATGCATGGCTTCTTTGGGAGCTGCCTCAAGTTCTTTTGGTGCTGCAAATCTTCTTTCGCTTGCAATAAATTCTCGGTATAAAATTTCCCGCTCGCTGATTTCTGCAATTTTGCTTCCGTATATTATTGAAGATGCGGCTTCTTTCAAGGCTGAAAAACTTGCGGTTCTTTCGCGACTTTTGAATGCTTCCCGCCCGGAAGATTCAGTTTCTTCGGCTGTTGCTTCTCTTGCGGACTATGTAAGGCAAAAAATCGCAAAGATAAATATTCCGGCACGTTTAAAAGACCTTTCGCTTTCTATAGAACAGCTTTCTGTTGCGGCGGAAGATGCAGGCGAGCTTGAGCTTATGAACAGTCTTCAGCGCAGCATGACAACTGACGATTTGTTTGAAATCATAAAGAAGGCTTACTGA
- a CDS encoding flagellar biosynthesis anti-sigma factor FlgM, translating into MMINKISEVNALNTLQNTKRSNNVAGSQYASDEISVSDEAKAMAEAMFMNKVAEETPDVRSELVEQIKLKIQDPNYLNEATIAATADQILSAYGL; encoded by the coding sequence ATGATGATAAACAAGATTTCAGAGGTTAATGCTCTAAACACATTGCAGAACACAAAGCGTTCAAATAATGTTGCAGGTTCTCAGTATGCGTCTGATGAAATCAGTGTTTCCGATGAAGCCAAAGCTATGGCAGAAGCTATGTTTATGAATAAAGTGGCAGAGGAAACTCCAGATGTTCGTTCTGAGCTGGTGGAGCAGATAAAGCTCAAGATTCAAGATCCAAATTACCTCAATGAAGCTACGATTGCAGCTACTGCGGATCAAATTCTTAGCGCTTACGGTTTGTAA
- the rsmI gene encoding 16S rRNA (cytidine(1402)-2'-O)-methyltransferase, giving the protein MSELYIVATPIGNLGDMTFRAVEILKSVDVVAAEDTRHTLQLLNHFEIRKPLVSCRAQNEQFASEKIIKLLDEGQKVAYASDAGTPGISDPGAVLAGLARKAGHSVIPIPGASAFAALASVAGAGGKTLIFEGFLSPKPGRRKSRVKELLETGDAVILYESPFRIVKLLSDIADIESSRRVVVGRELTKLHEEITEGTAQEVFEDYSSRQKILGEFAVFISGNKNVKISEESSDKIREARYDDKQDFRG; this is encoded by the coding sequence GTGTCGGAATTATATATTGTAGCTACGCCCATTGGAAATTTGGGCGATATGACTTTTAGGGCTGTTGAAATTTTGAAAAGTGTTGACGTTGTTGCGGCGGAAGATACTCGCCATACGCTTCAATTGTTGAATCATTTTGAAATCCGAAAGCCTTTGGTCAGCTGCAGGGCGCAGAATGAGCAGTTTGCATCTGAAAAAATTATAAAGCTGCTTGATGAAGGTCAGAAAGTTGCCTATGCAAGCGATGCTGGAACTCCCGGAATAAGTGATCCAGGGGCGGTTCTTGCAGGTCTTGCGCGCAAAGCAGGTCATTCTGTTATTCCGATTCCAGGGGCAAGCGCTTTTGCGGCATTGGCAAGTGTTGCAGGCGCAGGTGGAAAAACTTTGATTTTTGAAGGTTTCCTTTCTCCAAAGCCGGGCAGAAGAAAAAGCCGGGTAAAGGAGCTTTTGGAAACTGGAGATGCCGTTATTTTGTACGAAAGTCCGTTTAGAATTGTAAAACTTCTGTCGGATATTGCCGATATTGAAAGCAGTCGCCGTGTTGTTGTGGGCAGGGAGCTTACAAAACTTCATGAAGAAATAACAGAAGGCACGGCGCAGGAAGTTTTTGAAGATTACAGTTCCCGTCAGAAGATTCTTGGGGAATTTGCCGTTTTTATTTCAGGAAATAAAAATGTCAAGATTTCAGAGGAATCTTCCGATAAAATAAGAGAGGCAAGATATGATGATAAACAAGATTTCAGAGGTTAA